The Rhodoferax sediminis genome has a segment encoding these proteins:
- the hslV gene encoding ATP-dependent protease subunit HslV, with amino-acid sequence MEQFHGTTIVSVRRVTANGVEVAIGGDGQVTLGNIVVKGTARKVRKLYHDQVLAGFAGATADAFTLFERFEAKLEKHQGQLVRAAIELTKDWRTDRVLRRLEAMLAVADKDASLIITGNGDVLEPEHGIISIGSGGAYAQAAARALLDNTDLPARDIVKKSLAIAGGLCIYTNMHHTIETLN; translated from the coding sequence ATGGAACAATTTCACGGAACCACCATCGTCAGCGTGCGCCGCGTCACCGCCAATGGCGTTGAGGTGGCCATCGGCGGTGACGGACAAGTCACCTTGGGAAACATCGTCGTCAAGGGCACGGCGCGCAAAGTGCGCAAGCTATACCACGACCAGGTACTGGCCGGTTTTGCCGGGGCGACGGCCGACGCCTTTACCCTGTTCGAGCGCTTCGAGGCCAAGCTTGAAAAGCACCAGGGCCAGCTGGTGCGCGCCGCCATCGAGCTGACCAAGGACTGGCGCACCGATCGCGTGCTGCGCCGCCTGGAGGCGATGCTCGCCGTTGCCGACAAGGACGCGTCGCTCATCATCACCGGCAATGGCGATGTGCTGGAGCCCGAGCACGGCATCATCTCCATCGGTTCGGGCGGCGCCTATGCCCAGGCGGCGGCCAGGGCACTACTGGACAACACCGATCTGCCGGCCCGCGACATCGTCAAAAAGTCGCTTGCCATTGCCGGTGGGCTGTGCATATACACCAACATGCACCACACCATCGAAACCCTGAATTGA
- a CDS encoding STAS domain-containing protein produces MEMLRLTNQPDEFEMVALTYCVTYEVSPPSWEQARCSYKPLDADGADMAGHAIIGEVTQDDAPVSTLPGELGDSGLTATQPAPLRTRTLALAGEITGDATTVLDELDAKLSGADIMVISCNKLIRVDFSAAGTLLNWASAQHTRGHQAQFNDVHRLVAAFFNVIGINEVARVMPRAD; encoded by the coding sequence ATGGAGATGCTGCGCCTGACGAACCAGCCCGATGAATTCGAGATGGTTGCGCTGACCTACTGCGTGACCTACGAGGTCTCCCCGCCCTCCTGGGAGCAGGCGCGCTGCAGTTACAAGCCGCTCGACGCAGACGGCGCCGATATGGCCGGCCACGCGATCATTGGCGAGGTGACGCAGGACGACGCGCCTGTATCCACATTGCCGGGCGAGTTGGGGGATTCGGGCCTGACGGCGACCCAGCCAGCTCCATTGCGCACACGCACGCTGGCACTGGCCGGGGAGATCACGGGCGACGCCACGACGGTGCTCGATGAACTGGACGCCAAACTGTCGGGCGCCGATATCATGGTGATCTCCTGCAACAAGTTGATCCGCGTCGATTTTTCGGCCGCAGGCACCTTGCTGAATTGGGCTTCCGCCCAGCACACGCGAGGTCACCAGGCCCAGTTCAACGATGTGCACCGGCTGGTGGCGGCTTTTTTCAACGTCATCGGCATCAACGAAGTTGCCCGGGTGATGCCCCGCGCGGACTGA
- the dksA gene encoding RNA polymerase-binding protein DksA: MKVQPKTPKTAVKLQKPAPKAGPVSKAVAKPAAKVAKPAAKKATRPKVAARKPVAAGVAKAAAPVEKASPPVPKKAAAVAKPVRASSAVPVKSITKPTSKVAKPVEKPVAKAVAAPKPVKSSMSTLTATPAPAPKRSSRLAQLTVPSMAPAVASTAAKSSYSQTTSVPVFAPAPHVAARKDPKLAGNWKTKTAEQLSDAEIIAMPDSEYMNEKQMAFFRLKLLQLKMDILNSAGETTEHLRADTVVVPDPADRATIEEEHALELRTRDRERKLLKKIEQSIQRIDAGDYGYCDETGEPIGVARLLARPTATLSLEAQQRRELKQKMFGD, encoded by the coding sequence GTGAAAGTGCAACCTAAAACCCCCAAGACTGCAGTCAAATTGCAGAAACCGGCTCCCAAGGCCGGGCCAGTGTCCAAGGCGGTCGCGAAGCCGGCCGCCAAGGTCGCCAAGCCTGCGGCCAAAAAGGCAACGAGACCGAAGGTCGCGGCCCGCAAACCTGTCGCAGCAGGGGTTGCAAAAGCGGCCGCGCCAGTTGAAAAGGCCTCGCCCCCTGTTCCGAAGAAGGCGGCTGCTGTTGCGAAACCCGTCAGGGCTTCGTCGGCAGTCCCCGTCAAATCCATTACCAAGCCAACCTCCAAAGTGGCCAAGCCGGTTGAAAAGCCGGTGGCCAAAGCGGTGGCGGCTCCCAAACCGGTCAAATCCTCCATGTCTACTCTCACTGCGACCCCCGCGCCGGCGCCCAAGCGCTCGTCCAGGCTTGCCCAACTGACCGTGCCCTCGATGGCGCCTGCGGTTGCTTCAACGGCGGCCAAATCGAGCTATTCACAAACAACGTCGGTGCCCGTGTTTGCGCCGGCACCTCACGTGGCCGCCCGCAAGGACCCCAAGCTGGCCGGCAACTGGAAAACCAAAACGGCAGAGCAACTCAGTGACGCAGAGATCATTGCCATGCCCGACTCGGAATACATGAACGAAAAGCAGATGGCTTTTTTCCGTCTCAAGCTGCTGCAACTCAAGATGGATATCCTCAATAGCGCGGGCGAGACGACCGAGCATTTGCGTGCTGACACCGTGGTGGTGCCGGACCCTGCCGACCGCGCCACCATCGAGGAAGAGCATGCGCTGGAGTTGCGCACGCGCGATCGCGAACGCAAACTGCTCAAGAAGATCGAGCAGTCGATCCAGCGCATCGATGCGGGCGACTATGGTTATTGCGATGAAACCGGCGAACCCATCGGTGTCGCGCGCCTGCTGGCCCGGCCGACGGCTACCTTGTCGCTGGAGGCGCAGCAGCGCCGCGAACTCAAGCAGAAAATGTTTGGCGACTGA
- a CDS encoding CobW family GTP-binding protein, protein MSLIPATIITGFLGSGKTTLLKRVLSEAHGQKIAVIENEFGEENIDSDILVSDTTEQIIQMSNGCICCTIREDLRSTLHDLAEKKRKGQLDFDRVVIETTGLADPGPVAQTFFMDDEIAESYLLDSILTLVDAKHAAGQLNERQEARRQIGFADQIFISKTDLVAKDEVDALIHRIKHMNPRAPQRAVNFGDVAISEVFDLRGFNLNAKLDIDPDFLKEEEHDHDHHDHDHAHGEHCDHPSHQHEHGEEGGRLHHHHDDDDVKSFVFKSDRMLDPAKLEDFLGAIVNIYGPRMLRYKGVLNMKGTDRKVIFQGVHQLMGSDLGPAWADGEQRTSKMVFIGIELPKDILLQGLEQCLV, encoded by the coding sequence ATGAGCCTTATTCCTGCAACCATCATTACCGGCTTTCTGGGCTCCGGCAAAACCACGCTGCTCAAGCGCGTTCTGAGCGAGGCCCACGGCCAGAAAATCGCCGTGATCGAGAATGAATTCGGCGAAGAAAACATCGACAGCGATATTTTGGTGTCGGACACCACCGAGCAGATCATCCAGATGAGCAATGGCTGCATCTGCTGCACCATCCGCGAAGACCTGCGCTCCACGCTGCACGACCTGGCGGAGAAAAAGCGCAAGGGGCAGCTCGACTTCGACCGCGTGGTGATCGAGACCACCGGCCTGGCCGACCCCGGCCCGGTGGCGCAGACCTTCTTCATGGACGACGAAATTGCCGAGAGCTACCTGCTCGACTCGATCCTGACGCTGGTCGATGCAAAACACGCGGCAGGCCAGCTCAACGAGCGCCAGGAGGCGCGGCGCCAGATCGGGTTTGCCGACCAGATCTTCATCAGCAAGACCGATCTGGTTGCGAAAGACGAGGTGGATGCGTTGATCCACCGCATCAAGCACATGAACCCGCGCGCGCCGCAGCGCGCCGTGAACTTCGGCGACGTGGCGATCTCGGAAGTGTTCGACCTGCGCGGCTTCAACCTCAATGCCAAGCTGGACATCGACCCGGACTTCCTCAAGGAAGAGGAGCACGACCACGATCATCACGACCATGATCACGCGCACGGTGAGCACTGCGACCATCCATCGCACCAGCACGAACACGGCGAGGAGGGCGGCCGCCTGCACCACCATCACGACGACGACGATGTGAAAAGCTTTGTCTTCAAGTCCGATCGCATGCTCGATCCGGCCAAGCTCGAAGATTTTCTGGGCGCCATCGTCAACATCTACGGGCCGCGCATGCTGCGCTACAAGGGCGTGCTCAACATGAAAGGCACCGATCGCAAGGTGATCTTCCAGGGCGTGCACCAGTTGATGGGCAGCGATCTCGGGCCGGCCTGGGCGGACGGCGAGCAGCGCACCAGCAAAATGGTCTTCATCGGTATCGAATTGCCCAAAGACATCCTGCTGCAGGGACTTGAGCAGTGTCTGGTGTGA
- a CDS encoding tyrosine recombinase XerC yields MSQELVERYLEHVRVEKRLAQRTVELYALDLQKLAAYAFEAKVELTQVQNAHIRRWVAQMHSGGRSGRGIALILSGWRGFYIWLGREGRVASNPVQDVRSPKSPKPLPKALSVDDAVQLASYHSEAGDPWLEARDAAMVELLYGCGLRVGELVGLDAVASASARGWIDLEGAEAHVLGKGSKRRTTPVGAKALEALQRWLALRGQAAGVPGDAPALFVGRNGTRLSAQSIWQRLRRRSLQAGLATPVHPHMLRHSFASHLLQSSSDLRAVQELLGHANITTTQVYTRLDFQHLARAYDAAHPRAKLSRSKP; encoded by the coding sequence ATGAGTCAGGAACTGGTCGAGCGCTACCTGGAGCACGTCCGGGTCGAAAAGCGCCTGGCCCAGCGCACGGTGGAGCTGTATGCGCTCGACCTGCAAAAACTCGCCGCCTATGCCTTTGAGGCCAAGGTCGAACTGACGCAGGTGCAAAACGCCCACATTCGCCGCTGGGTGGCGCAGATGCACAGTGGCGGGCGTAGCGGGCGCGGCATTGCGCTGATCCTGTCGGGCTGGCGCGGTTTCTACATCTGGCTGGGGCGCGAGGGTCGGGTCGCCAGCAATCCGGTGCAGGACGTGCGTTCGCCCAAATCACCCAAACCGCTGCCCAAGGCGCTGAGTGTGGATGACGCGGTGCAACTGGCCAGCTACCACAGCGAAGCCGGCGACCCGTGGCTGGAGGCGCGCGACGCTGCCATGGTGGAGTTGCTCTACGGCTGCGGCCTGCGCGTGGGCGAGCTGGTCGGGCTCGATGCGGTGGCCAGCGCCTCGGCGCGCGGCTGGATCGACCTGGAAGGCGCCGAGGCGCATGTGCTGGGCAAGGGCAGCAAGCGCCGCACCACGCCGGTCGGCGCCAAGGCCTTGGAGGCGCTGCAGCGCTGGCTGGCGCTGCGTGGCCAGGCGGCCGGCGTGCCCGGGGATGCGCCGGCCCTGTTCGTGGGCCGCAACGGCACGCGCCTGAGCGCGCAATCGATCTGGCAGCGCCTGCGCCGGCGCAGCCTGCAGGCGGGCCTCGCCACGCCGGTGCATCCACACATGCTGCGCCACTCGTTCGCCAGCCATCTGCTGCAGTCCAGCAGCGACCTGCGCGCAGTGCAGGAACTGCTGGGCCACGCCAACATCACCACCACGCAGGTCTATACCCGGCTTGATTTCCAGCACCTGGCCCGCGCCTACGACGCGGCACATCCGCGCGCCAAGCTGAGCCGCAGCAAGCCCTGA
- a CDS encoding DUF484 family protein has protein sequence MNINTMNPITEDDIANYLANTPDFFERHAQLLAAVQLTSPHGNRAVSLQERQAEMLRDKIRALEQRIMEMIRNGSENVVIADKLQRWTRELFLAPSARDLPRRIVDELQAQFVVPQAAIRVWDVAPAFAAEAFAKGVSDDAKIFASSLTTSYCGVNAGFEAVSWLQDPVTAQSLVLIPLRAGLAPQAFGLIVLASPDSQRFNSGMGTDFLERIAELASAALSRLRHPDA, from the coding sequence ATGAACATCAACACCATGAACCCGATCACCGAAGACGACATCGCCAACTACCTGGCCAACACGCCCGACTTTTTCGAGCGCCACGCCCAACTGCTGGCGGCGGTGCAGCTGACCAGCCCGCACGGCAACCGCGCCGTGAGCCTGCAGGAGCGCCAGGCCGAAATGCTGCGCGACAAGATCCGGGCACTCGAGCAGCGCATCATGGAGATGATTCGCAACGGCAGCGAGAACGTGGTGATCGCCGACAAGCTGCAGCGCTGGACCCGCGAGCTGTTTCTGGCGCCCAGCGCGCGCGATCTGCCGCGGCGCATCGTGGATGAGCTGCAGGCGCAGTTCGTGGTGCCGCAGGCGGCGATCCGGGTCTGGGATGTGGCGCCCGCCTTTGCTGCCGAGGCGTTCGCCAAGGGGGTGAGTGACGATGCGAAAATCTTTGCGTCGTCGCTGACCACGTCCTATTGCGGTGTGAATGCCGGCTTCGAGGCCGTGAGCTGGCTGCAGGATCCGGTCACGGCGCAGTCGCTGGTGCTGATCCCACTGCGCGCGGGGCTGGCCCCGCAGGCCTTCGGGCTGATTGTGCTGGCCTCGCCCGATTCGCAGCGTTTCAACAGTGGCATGGGCACCGATTTCCTCGAACGCATCGCCGAGCTGGCCAGCGCCGCCCTGTCCCGGCTGCGCCACCCGGACGCCTGA
- the dapF gene encoding diaminopimelate epimerase yields the protein MRIRFTKMQGAGNDFVVLDETRARLGLTRGHYRFLADRHFGVGADQILSVRTSPAPGIDFEYVIHNADGGEVEQCGNGARCFVRYVRDHGLATRDVLRVQTLGGVIEPRLGADGRVTVNMGAPVFDLPRVPFDAAGLQPQAAGSWQKWPLALYGPAPDTIKYVAILSMGNPHAVQLVDDVETAPVLQEGPLIEHHPRFPKRVNAGFMQVVSRSQIRLRVYERGAGETLACGTGACAAVVAGVRLGLLDGCVEVATRGGALTIEWAGGDAPVLMTGPATTVFEGDIEIPDTL from the coding sequence ATGCGAATTCGCTTCACCAAGATGCAGGGGGCGGGCAATGACTTTGTCGTGCTCGACGAGACGCGCGCCCGGCTGGGACTGACGCGCGGGCACTACCGCTTCCTGGCGGACCGCCACTTTGGCGTGGGGGCCGACCAGATCCTGTCGGTGCGCACTAGCCCGGCGCCCGGCATCGACTTCGAGTACGTGATTCACAACGCCGACGGCGGCGAGGTCGAGCAGTGCGGCAACGGCGCGCGCTGCTTTGTGCGCTATGTGCGCGACCACGGCCTGGCCACCCGGGACGTGCTGCGGGTGCAGACACTGGGCGGCGTGATCGAGCCGCGCCTGGGCGCCGATGGCCGCGTGACGGTGAACATGGGCGCACCCGTGTTCGACCTGCCGCGCGTCCCGTTCGACGCCGCCGGCCTGCAGCCGCAGGCCGCAGGTTCATGGCAAAAATGGCCGCTAGCCCTTTATGGCCCTGCACCAGATACTATAAAATATGTAGCAATCCTGTCCATGGGCAATCCGCATGCGGTGCAGTTGGTGGACGACGTGGAGACCGCGCCCGTGCTGCAAGAGGGCCCGCTGATCGAACACCACCCGCGCTTTCCGAAGCGGGTCAACGCGGGGTTCATGCAGGTGGTAAGCCGCTCGCAGATCCGGCTGCGCGTGTACGAGCGCGGCGCCGGTGAAACACTGGCCTGCGGCACCGGCGCCTGCGCGGCCGTGGTGGCGGGCGTCCGGCTCGGCCTGCTCGATGGCTGCGTCGAGGTGGCCACGCGCGGCGGAGCCCTGACCATTGAATGGGCCGGCGGCGATGCCCCGGTGCTGATGACCGGCCCGGCCACCACCGTCTTTGAAGGCGACATTGAAATTCCGGACACGCTATGA
- a CDS encoding MBL fold metallo-hydrolase has protein sequence MVRPTQLLYPQREPAPLRPAATVLLLRDSPQGIEVLMTRRSMTASFAPGAYVFPGGGVDALDASAHAQATRRPGQSELHLTQAIAAIRESFEELGILLARRADGALADAGDIAALDRKTPFAAQCAAHGLTLAADEVFVLAHWITDRDLPRRFDVPFLVARMPTGQIPVADETEQFEPVWVRPADALARHQAGSFFIIFPTIRTLERLQAFATVDALLTACAATEQPLWTSCPRAGLLAGKEARYMEHEHPYGELAMVCPDGQIVHALDWQSEHPVALLKNVMRLTAPNPGAMTGPGTNSYLVGDPATGYIVIDPGPADAAHLERLWRAADGRIRLIVCTHSHPDHSPGAKPLQALCQNTPPILGLPSAPTARAASAFTPDRALQDQELLVLTGKGLEGEITHTLQVIFTPGHAANHLCLVLLEDGLLFSGDHVLNGSTTVVDPPDGDMTAYLDSLDTLSAACDAHGIEFILPAHGYVLGAARDAIAHLKAHRLKREARIMAAMQARPDGTLDDWVALAYDDVPTRMWPVAARSLLAHVERLRSLPPGND, from the coding sequence ATGGTCCGACCCACCCAACTCCTGTATCCGCAGCGCGAACCCGCACCGCTGCGCCCCGCCGCCACCGTGCTGCTGCTGCGCGACAGCCCCCAGGGCATCGAGGTGCTGATGACGCGCCGCTCCATGACGGCCAGCTTCGCGCCCGGTGCCTATGTGTTTCCGGGCGGCGGCGTGGACGCGCTGGACGCGTCAGCGCACGCACAGGCCACGCGCCGCCCCGGCCAAAGCGAGCTGCACCTGACGCAGGCGATTGCCGCCATCCGCGAGAGTTTTGAAGAGCTCGGCATCCTGCTGGCGCGCCGCGCCGACGGCGCCCTGGCCGATGCCGGGGACATCGCCGCGCTCGACCGCAAGACCCCGTTCGCGGCCCAGTGCGCCGCGCACGGTCTGACATTGGCGGCCGACGAGGTGTTCGTGCTGGCGCACTGGATCACCGACCGCGACCTGCCGCGCCGCTTTGACGTGCCGTTTCTGGTGGCGCGCATGCCCACTGGCCAGATCCCGGTGGCCGACGAGACCGAGCAGTTCGAGCCGGTCTGGGTGCGTCCGGCCGACGCGCTGGCGCGGCACCAGGCGGGCAGTTTCTTCATCATCTTCCCGACCATCCGCACGCTGGAGCGGCTGCAGGCCTTTGCCACCGTGGACGCGCTGCTCACGGCCTGCGCGGCGACCGAACAGCCGCTGTGGACCTCATGCCCGCGCGCCGGCCTGCTGGCGGGCAAGGAGGCGCGCTACATGGAGCATGAGCATCCCTACGGCGAGCTCGCCATGGTCTGCCCCGACGGACAGATCGTGCACGCGCTGGACTGGCAGAGCGAACATCCGGTGGCCCTGCTGAAGAACGTGATGCGCCTGACGGCGCCGAATCCCGGCGCCATGACCGGCCCCGGCACCAACAGTTACCTGGTCGGCGACCCGGCCACCGGCTATATCGTGATCGACCCCGGGCCGGCCGATGCCGCACACCTCGAACGGCTGTGGCGCGCGGCGGACGGCCGCATCCGCCTGATCGTCTGCACCCATTCGCACCCGGACCATTCGCCCGGCGCAAAGCCGCTGCAGGCACTGTGCCAGAACACTCCGCCGATTCTGGGCCTGCCGTCGGCACCGACGGCGCGCGCGGCCAGCGCCTTTACGCCCGATCGGGCGCTACAAGATCAGGAGCTTCTCGTGCTGACGGGAAAAGGGCTGGAGGGCGAAATCACCCATACCCTGCAGGTGATCTTCACGCCCGGCCACGCCGCCAACCACCTGTGCCTGGTGCTGCTGGAAGACGGCCTGCTGTTCTCGGGCGACCATGTGCTCAACGGCAGCACCACGGTGGTGGATCCGCCCGACGGCGACATGACGGCCTACCTCGATTCGCTCGACACCTTGAGCGCCGCCTGCGATGCGCACGGCATCGAATTCATCCTGCCGGCGCACGGCTATGTGCTGGGCGCGGCGCGGGACGCCATCGCCCACCTGAAGGCGCACCGCCTCAAGCGCGAAGCCAGGATCATGGCCGCGATGCAGGCGCGCCCGGACGGCACGCTGGATGACTGGGTCGCGCTCGCATACGACGACGTGCCCACGCGCATGTGGCCCGTGGCGGCGCGTTCGCTGCTGGCGCATGTGGAACGCCTGCGCTCGCTGCCGCCCGGAAACGACTGA
- a CDS encoding RNA pseudouridine synthase — protein sequence MAESDRPEPAQGMRLAKRVAELKACSRREAEQYIEGGWVTVDGQVVEEPQFRVLAAHRIEIDAHASLLALTPVTLLLHKPPGYDAGTGVPVDIKGVGKGVRPALALITPASHAADDRSGIRLLKKHSAQQTLGMPLESAASGLVVFTQDWRTLRKLTEDAAFIEQEFTVEVAGEVAPGLLERLNHGLHTDGRPLPPVKVSVGSTGEGATRLRFAVKGAHPGLIALLCERVGLRITAMKRIRIGRVPLAALAPGQWRYLLPHEQF from the coding sequence ATGGCCGAATCCGACCGTCCCGAGCCCGCGCAGGGCATGCGCCTGGCCAAGCGCGTGGCCGAACTCAAGGCCTGCTCGCGGCGCGAGGCCGAGCAGTACATCGAGGGCGGCTGGGTCACGGTCGATGGCCAGGTGGTGGAAGAGCCTCAGTTCCGCGTCCTGGCGGCGCACCGCATCGAGATTGACGCGCACGCGAGCCTGCTGGCGCTCACGCCGGTCACGCTGCTGCTGCACAAGCCGCCCGGCTATGACGCGGGCACCGGCGTGCCGGTGGACATCAAGGGCGTCGGCAAGGGCGTGCGGCCCGCGCTCGCGCTGATCACGCCGGCCTCGCACGCGGCAGACGACCGCAGTGGCATCCGCCTGCTCAAGAAGCATTCCGCGCAGCAGACCCTGGGCATGCCGCTGGAGAGCGCCGCCAGCGGCCTGGTGGTGTTCACGCAGGACTGGCGCACCCTGCGCAAGCTGACCGAGGACGCCGCCTTCATCGAGCAGGAGTTCACGGTGGAGGTCGCGGGCGAGGTCGCACCTGGCTTGCTCGAGCGCCTCAACCACGGCCTGCACACGGACGGACGCCCGCTGCCGCCGGTCAAGGTCAGCGTGGGCAGTACCGGCGAGGGTGCCACGCGGCTGCGCTTTGCCGTCAAGGGCGCGCACCCGGGGCTGATTGCGCTTTTGTGCGAGCGCGTCGGGCTGAGAATCACCGCGATGAAGCGCATCCGCATCGGCCGCGTGCCGCTGGCCGCGCTGGCGCCGGGACAGTGGCGCTACCTGCTGCCGCACGAGCAGTTCTGA